One region of Plasmodium gaboni strain SY75 chromosome 6, whole genome shotgun sequence genomic DNA includes:
- a CDS encoding putative proteasome subunit alpha type-2: MADGEYSFSLTTFSPTGKLVQIEYALNRVSSSSPALGIRAKNGVIIATEKKSPNELIEENSIFKIQQISEHIGIVYAGMPGDFRVLLKRARKEAIRYSLQYGSEILVKELVKIIASIVQEFTQTGGVRPFGLSLLICGVDVYGYHLYQVDPSGCYFNWMATCVGKDYQNNMSFLEKRYNKDIEIEDAIHTAILTLKESYEGVLNEKNIEIGVAYDNKPFKILSQNEIKDYLIEIE, encoded by the exons atggCAGATGGTGAATATAGTTTTTCTTTAACAACTTTTAGTCCAACAGGGAAATTAGTTCAAATTGAATATGCTCTTAATAGAGTATCTAGCAGCTCGCCAGCTTTAg GTATTAGAGCCAAAAATGGTGTGATAATTGCTACTGAAAAGAAAAGCCCAAATGAATTAATAGAAGAAAATAGCATATTCAAAATACAACAAATAAGTGAACATATAGGTATTGTATATGCAGGAATGCCTGGAGATTTCCGtgtattattaaaaaggGCAAGAAAAGAAGCCATAAGATATTCTTTACAATATGGAAGTGAAATATTAGTTAAAGAATtagtaaaaataattgCATCCATAGTTCAAGAATTTACACAAACAGGTGGTGTAAGACCATTTGGtttatctttattaatatgtgGGGTTGATGTATATGGATACCATTTGTATCAAGTCGATCCCTCTGGATGTTATTTTAATTGGATGGCAACTTGTGTAGGAAAAGATTATCAAAACAATATGTCCTTTTTAgaaaaaagatataataaagacATCGAAATAGAAGATGCAATTCATACAGCTATCTTAACTTTAAAAGAAAGTTATGAAGGAGTATtgaatgaaaaaaatattgaaattGGTGTAGCCTATGATAATAAACCATTCAAGATTTTATCacaaaatgaaattaaagATTACTTAATAGAAATAGAATAA
- a CDS encoding hypothetical protein (conserved Plasmodium protein, unknown function), producing the protein MNYDICDSFENKKKPSSYLLETNEVKKLMINEGEDMNNFIIKNKIDLTKEKNENIKNMKRLILKHPDIFVKTSIVSRELKKNIEENEHIFDDIKKCYEYMKGIFESDEFVEYVKELKYVCDNKNVDNIHIDDNNNNNVDNIHLDDNNNNNVDVIHIDHKIEFFYDNINNSSDSNDFLNNIRFILYIPFMLYKNNEKNNFKVCMEYIKMSIYINMFLNKYYKYMNNKNIDLLNYLKSYQKSVMKHVEKIKENIYNVIMKCDSIETLKECLLYICVVYDYYKLYKEKDDDIDSIKNVEINVDKKNVLNNNMCDYKNIYVNDKKYNIKTTEYNNEYIKNTFLMIKHYNIIISAKEYIEKHTNNMNDYINLYDIINFFQTQISKLKNIYELIFSDMDNYLYKHIIYIYYFCFCLINIKIKNNNFVTLDAFHSMKKNDLYILNKMNQHVLNNKKSNDHINNYYNDHINNYYNDHDLLHSEDYMQNIKNISYGCQSGEQNFFFNTSGLVQTKDENVEVKENKNENINNINNINNIYNIYNIYMPNNKINEQKSCNTFHADIPFNNIKYPFVNINSCIFNYMHYHVILKESKEINGIDLISDTYECDEEGANNNKKYIYSNINKSSNHYSKDEHANNVSKKKKKKKSNTSYLDYHINEKSNMFGTYSYENKDVLKNHNNFINILYEEERKKKKKIKKANYNNEENHYRCKYNEIKKKCLNEYISIQNIISNYKIKESILNLFEYRKKVEKNKSYESKIYEQLDVSIIFPNILNKLFLVYINNFLQKNNFFFLQNVLLLFSDIQTKIQNKKTTINDTKQIINILYEHIKDEKNRLNHIYHDDFFSFINFNKLNQEKQNNIKINIDIFKDNIYMEKISTYYKYPFLITYFYNLLFLLKNIKCYIDKSLSYIIINLFEYSYKHLIHTIILIFIRNQNIFFTSSVLQYILQFFFLLIFPFSFYFLSCIFKSDFTSTTEKIFKVLSSYGTSI; encoded by the exons ATGAATTACGATATATGTGATAGctttgaaaataaaaagaaacCCTCAAGTTATTTACTCGAGACGAATGAAgttaaaaaattaatgatTAATGAAGGTGAGGATATGAacaattttataataaagaataaaatagatttgacaaaagaaaaaaatgagaatATTAAGAATATGAAAAGATTGATTTTAAAACACCCAgatatatttgtaaaaaCATCGATAGTTTCTAGggaattaaaaaagaacatAGAAGAGAATGAACATATTtttgatgatataaaaaagtGTTATGAGTATATGAAAGGAATATTTGAGAGTGATGAATTTGTTGAGTATGTAAAGgaattaaaatatgtatgtgataataaaaatgtgGATAACATCCACattgatgataataataataataatgtgGATAACATCCACCttgatgataataataataataatgtgGATGTTATCCACATTGATCATAAGAtagaatttttttatgataatattaataattctaGTGATAGTAACGattttttgaataatataagatttatattatatattcctttcATGCTTTATAAGAACAATGAAAAGAATAACTTTAAAGTGTGCatggaatatataaaaatgagtatatatataaacatgtttttaaataaatattataaatatatgaataacaaaaatattgatttattgaattatttaaagTCATATCAAAAAAGTGTGATGAAACATgttgaaaaaattaaagaaaacatatataatgtaaTTATGAAATGTGATTCTATAGAAACTTTAAAAGAATGtctattatatatatgtgttgtgtatgattattataagttatataaagaaaaagatgatgatatagattctataaaaaatgtgGAAATAAATgttgataaaaaaaatgtattaaataataatatgtgtgattataaaaatatatatgttaatgataaaaaatataatattaaaactactgaatataataatgaatatataaaaaatacatttcTTATGATCaaacattataatattataatatctgctaaagaatatatagaaaaacATACGAACAATATGaatgattatattaatctttatgatataataaactTTTTTCAAACACAAATAAgtaaattaaaaaatatctatgaattaatatttaGTGATATggataattatttatataaacatataatatatatatattacttttgtttttgtcttataaatataaaaataaaaaataataattttgtaaCCCTTGATGCATTCCATTctatgaaaaaaaatgatttatatatattaaacaaaatgaatcaacatgtattaaataataaaaaaagtaatgatcatattaataattattataatgatcatattaataattattataatgatcATGATCTCTTGCATTCTGAAGATTATATGCagaacataaaaaatatctCATATGGTTGTCAGTCGGGTGAgcaaaatttttttttcaatacTTCTGGTCTAGTGCAGACAAAAGATGAAAATGTAGAAGTcaaagaaaataaaaatgaaaatataaacaatataaataatataaataatatatataatatatataatatatatatgcctaataacaaaattaaTGAACAAAAATCTTGTAATACATTTCATGCAGATATCCCctttaataatattaaatatccttttgtaaatattaatagctgtatatttaattatatgcATTATCATGtcattttaaaagaaaGTAAAGAAATAAACGGAATAGATCTAATAAGTGACACATATGAGTGTGATGAAGAAGGTgcaaataataataaaaaatatatttatagtaatattaataaatctTCCAATCATTATAGTAAAGACGAACATGCCAATAATGTAtcgaaaaaaaaaaaaaaaaaaaaaagtaacACATCATACTTAgattatcatataaatgaaaaaagtAATATGTTTGGAACATATTCTTATGAAAATAAGGATGTGCTaaaaaatcataataactttattaatatattatatgaagaagaaagaaaaaagaaaaagaaaataaagaaagcaaattataataatgaagaaaatcATTATAgatgtaaatataatgaaataaaaaaaaaatgtttgaatgaatatatatcaattCAGAATATCATAAGTAActataaaattaaagaatccatattaaatttatttgaatatagaaaaaaagttgaaaaaaataaatcatatgaatcaaaaatatatgaacaatTAGATGTTTCAATAATATTTCCaaacattttaaataaattatttcttgtatatattaataattttttacaaaaaaataattttttttttcttcaaaatgtattattattattttcagATATCCAAACaaaaattcaaaataaaaaaactACAATAAATGATACAAAACAgattattaatattttatatgaacatataaaagatgaaaaaaatagattgaatcatatatatcatgatgatttcttttcttttattaatttcaataaattaaatcaagaaaaacaaaataatataaaaattaatatagatatatttaaagacaatatatatatggaaaaaataagtacatattataaatatccatttttaattacttatttttataatcttctttttctattaaaaaatataaaatgttatatagataaatctttatcttatataatcataaatttatttgaatattcatataaacatttaatacatacaattattctaatatttataagaaaTCAAAATATCTTCTTTACATCATCGGtattacaatatatattacaatttttttttttattaatatttcctttttctttttattttctctCGTGTATATTTAAATCCGACTTTACCTCTACAACG GAAAAAATCTTTAAGGTACTATCTAGCTATGGGACGTCCATATGA
- a CDS encoding putative chaperone produces the protein MSIHLLNKKADSLRSTNVLMTNMNASKGMYEIIKSNLGPKGSYKMLVSSSGAIKITKDGNVLLNEMMIQHPTASMLSRICSSIDETLGDGSSSNLIVATSLIYLSEKYILYENIHPRIITQGFDIAKNILIELLDSMKIPVNIGENFDKELLYNVCKTCIRTKLPISLADKLADDLVESVRIIYKPMKQIDLHMIEIMDIKRNMSINTKLVRGMVLDHGCRHPNMPNKLTKCFILVLNVSLEYEKSEVFSSFVYSNAEDRDKLVESERKFTDDKVKKIIELKKTLVEKKFKETNELYNFAVFNQKGIDPISLDLLAKENIMALRRIKRRNLERIVLCCGGNPCNNVYDLTEEDVGYAGLVYEISINDEKYTFIEEVQNPKSCTIFIQAPNDYTIKQIKDAIRDGLRSIKNVIDDKCVLSGAGSFEIMAYCKLKDEEKKIKGKQKFALDIYANSLLNIPKVLLENSGLDIHQTLFNVIDKYNEDSSEPLGLDLDTGEPIIAHLKGIYDNYCVKKEILSIATAISQQILLVDEIIRAGKSMGEEK, from the exons ATGTCCATACACCTGTTAAACAAGAAGGCCGATAGCTTGCGTTCGACAAATGTGCTCATGACAAATATGAACGCTAGTAAAGGGATgtatgaaataataaaaagtaatTTAGGACCTAAAGGAAGTTATAAAATGTTAGTTAGTAGTTCAGGTGCTATAAAGATAACAAAAGATGGtaatgttttattaaatgaGATGATGATTCAACATCCAACAGCGAGTATGTTAAGTAGAATATGTTCAAGTATTGATGAGACTTTAGGTGACGGTTCTAGTAGTAATTTAATAGTTGCTActtctttaatatatctatctgagaaatatattttgtatgAAAATATTCATCCTCGTATTATTACTCAAGGATTTGATATAgctaaaaatatattaatagaATTATTAGATAGTATGAAAATACCTGTAAATATTGGAGAGAATTTTGATAAAGaacttttatataatgtttgTAAAACATGCATTCGAACAAAATTACCTATAAGCTTAGCTGATAAATTAGCTGATGATCTTGTTGAAAGTGtaagaattatttataaacCTATGAAACAAATTGATTTACATATGATTGAAATTATGGATATCAAAAGAAATATGAGTATAAATACTAAACTTGTTAGAGGTATGGTCTTAGATCATGGATGTCGTCATCCTAACATGCCAAATAAATTAAcaaaatgttttattttagTTTTAAATGTTAGTTTAGAATATGAAAAAAGTGAAGTGTTCTCATCTTTTGTATATTCTAATGCAGAAGATAGAGATAAACTTGTTGAATCAGAAAGAAAATTTACAGATGataaagtaaaaaaaattatagaattaaaaaaaacacttgttgaaaaaaaattcaaagaaacaaatgaattatataattttgcTGTTTTTAATCAAAAAGGTATAGATCCTATAAGTCTAGATCTATTAGctaaagaaaatattatggCATTAAGACGtattaaaagaagaaatcTAGAAAGAATTGTTTTATGTTGTGGTGGTAACCCATGTAACAATGTATACGATTTAACTGAAGAAGATGTTGGATATGCTGGATTAGTATATGAAATTTCtataaatgatgaaaaatatacatttattgAAGAAGTTCAAAACCCTAAAAGTTGTACTATCTTTATACAAGCACCTAATGATTATACTATTAAACAAATTAAAGATGCTATAAGAGATGGACTCAGAAgtattaaaaatgttatCGATGATAAATGTGTTCTATCAGGAGCAGGATCATTTGAAATTATGGCATATTGTAAATTAaaagatgaagaaaaaaaaattaaaggaaaacaaaaatttGCACTCGATATTTATGCTAATAGTTTGTTGAATATTCCAAAGGTATTATTAGAAAATAGTGGATTGGATATTCATCAAACATTATTTAATGTTATTGATAAGTATAATGAGGATAGTTCCGAACCTTTGGGTTTGGACTTGGATACAGGAGAGCCAATCATAGCTCACTTAAAAG GTATCTATGACAATTATTGTGTCAAAAAAGAAATTCTTTCCATTGCTACAGCCATATCTCAACAAATTCTTTTGGTTGATGAAATTATAAGAGCAGGGAAATCAATGGGAGAGgagaaataa
- a CDS encoding hypothetical protein (conserved Plasmodium protein, unknown function) produces MEDSSELNKSIEENEDLESEVNEENQNEENESEENESEVNESEENESEENKNEENKNEENVNEENNNKDNMNMYQENGNYNNNNNDILKNSFHSNMNELKNNINYNNINNINNNMNNNVGTKNLQEKGDNSQYKMNPEDLVNDNKKYSNEKYGEMNNHSKNNFKNRNEHMMIDEQKNSSKHEKNRYDNNLVFQPSDEKNRNLFQGHNKKFTFPSLSPTDVLIPGKEHENITMYHFNPEKFGYKYNNGLKPSEGYLLIYPHISHNSIAPKIKKKKMRCC; encoded by the exons atgGAAGATTCAAGtgaattaaataaatcaa ttgaagaaaatgaagatCTGGAGAGCGAAGTCAACGAAGAAAATCAAAATGAAGAAAACGAAAgtgaagaaaatgaaagTGAAGTAAATGAAAgtgaagaaaatgaaagtgaagaaaataaaaatgaagaaaataaaaatgaagaaaatgtaaatgaagaaaataataataaagacAACATGAATATGTATCAAGAAAATGgtaattataataataataataatgatatattaaagaatTCATTTCATAGTAATATgaatgaattaaaaaataatataaattataataatataaataatataaataataatatgaataataatgtaggtacaaaaaatttacaaGAAAAAGGAGATAATAGtcaatataaaatgaatcCTGAAGATCTTgttaatgataataaaaagtattcaaatgaaaaatatggaGAGATGAACAATCatagtaaaaataattttaaaaatagGAATGAACATATGATGATAGATGAACAGAAAAATTCTTCTAaacatgaaaaaaatagatatgataataatttagTTTTTCAACCATctgatgaaaaaaatagaaatttatttcaaggtcataacaaaaaatttacatTCCCCTCTTTATCTCCAACAGATGTATTAATACCAGGAAAAGAACATGAAAATATAACTATGTATCACTTTAACCCTGAAAAATTTggttataaatataataatggATTAAAACCTTCAGAAGGATACTTATTAATTTATCCTCATATATCACATAATTCTATAGCTccaaaaattaaaaaaaaaaaaatgcGATGTTGTTAA
- a CDS encoding hypothetical protein (conserved Plasmodium protein, unknown function), translating into MNSLKILFLKKHQTIIRTNMFSLLNKNGNHMFKRTASTENKNNEEQKKNVEENVYKDNCPKGIRIPIMRYFYGLIFLMAFVPITQSLYETNKYYKENEHLYEKGKN; encoded by the exons atgaatTCTTTGAAGatcttatttttaaaaaagcATCAAACAATAATTCGCACAAACATGTTTTCTTTATTGaataaaaatggaaatCACATGTTCAAAAGAACGGCAAGTACGgagaataaaaataatgaagaacaaaaaaaaaatgtagaAGAAAATGTGTATAAAGATAATTGCCCTAAAGGAATTAGAATACCTATAATGAGATATTTTTACGGTCTGATATTCTTAATGGCATTTGTTCCAATAACTCAGTCTCTTTATGAAACgaataaatattataaagaG AATGAACATTTGTATGAAAAAGGGAAAAACTGA
- a CDS encoding ornithine aminotransferase, whose protein sequence is MDFVKDLKSSQDYMNNELTYGAHNYDPIPVVLKRGKGVFVYDIEDRRYYDFLSAYSSVNQGHCHPDILNAMINQAKKLTICSRAFFSDSLGVCERYLTTLFGYDKVLMMNTGAEASETAYKLCRKWGYEVKKIPENSAKLIVCNNNFSGRTLGCVSASTDKKCKNNFGPFVPNFLKVPYDDLEALEKELQDPNVCAFIVEPVQGEAGVIVPSDNYFPGVAALCKKYNVLFVADEVQTGLGRTGKLLCTHHYGVKPDVVLLGKALSGGHYPISAILANDDVMLVLKPGEHGSTYGGNPLAAAICVEALKVLINEKLCENADKLGAPFLENLKQLLKDSKVVREVRGKGLLCAIEFKHDLVNVWDVCLKFKENGLITRSVHDKTVRLTPPLCITKEQLDECTEIIVKTVKFFDDNL, encoded by the coding sequence atGGATTTCGTTAAAGACTTAAAAAGTAGCCAAGATTACATGAACAACGAATTAACCTATGGAGCTCACAACTATGACCCAATTCCAGTTGTTTTAAAGAGAGGTAAAGGTGTTTTCGTTTACGATATTGAAGATAGGAGATATTATGACTTTTTATCTGCTTACTCATCAGTTAACCAAGGTCACTGCCACCcagatatattaaatgcTATGATCAACCAAGCCAAAAAATTAACCATTTGCAGTAGAGCATTTTTCAGTGACTCATTAGGAGTATGTGAAAGATACCTTACTACTTTATTTGGTTATGACAAAGTGTTAATGATGAACACTGGTGCTGAAGCTAGTGAAACCGCTTACAAATTATGTAGAAAATGGGGTTATgaagtaaaaaaaatccCAGAAAACTCAGCAAAACTTATTGTATGTAACAATAACTTTTCTGGAAGAACCTTAGGATGTGTATCAGCTTCCACTGATAAGAAATGCAAAAACAACTTTGGTCCATTCGTACCAAATTTCCTTAAAGTTCCATATGATGATTTAGAAGCTTTAGAAAAGGAATTACAAGACCCAAATGTCTGTGCCTTTATTGTTGAACCAGTACAAGGAGAAGCTGGTGTTATAGTACCATCAGATAATTATTTCCCAGGTGTAGCTGCTTTATGTAAGAAATACAATGTATTATTTGTAGCTGATGAAGTACAAACTGGATTAGGAAGAACTGgaaaattattatgtacTCACCACTATGGAGTAAAACCAGATGTCGTCCTCTTAGGTAAGGCTCTTTCTGGTGGTCACTACCCAATATCAGCTATATTAGCAAATGATGATGTCATGCTTGTATTGAAACCAGGAGAACACGGTTCAACCTATGGTGGTAACCCATTAGCTGCTGCTATCTGTGTTGAAGCTTTAAAAGTTTTAATAAACGAAAAATTATGTGAAAATGCTGATAAATTAGGAGCTCCATTCTTAGAAAATCTTAAACAATTATTAAAAGACAGCAAAGTTGTTCGTGAGGTAAGAGGAAAAGGTTTATTATGTGCCATTGAATTCAAACACGATCTTGTTAACGTATGGGATGTCTGCTTGAAATTTAAAGAAAACGGACTTATCACCAGATCTGTTCATGACAAAACTGTTCGTTTAACACCACCCTTATGTATAACCAAGGAACAATTGGATGAATGTACTGAAATCATTGTAAAAACTGTTAAATTTTTTGATGACaatttataa